The genome window CCATGCTCCTCCTCACCTTGGGCTCTTCCTTCGCAGCCCACTTGCCCTTCTGCAAGCTGCCCAGACgcttcagcacagcctggacCGGTCCCTCACCAGTCCCCTCCGCCTTGGGGTCCTGCCCGGCTGTTCCCACCATCATGTAGATGGTGGTGACATTGGGCTCCTTCCCCTTGGCCTCCCAGCTGCCGCATCTCGCAGCTGCTTCCAGCGCCTCCACTCTCTGGGCCACATGCCTGGTGCTGGACACCACCCTGCGGCGTCCCCCCGGCGTGGCCCGAGGCGATGGCCGGTGGCTTTCGTCCCCCTTGCTGAGGGGCTCGGCGTTCTCGTAGCAATCGCTGGCCGGGCTCTCGCCGGGCGGCTCGGCCGCCGCATCCCCCGGCGGTGGGGTCAGCCTGGATGGGCCCCACGGAGCCTTGGGCTTCCGGCTGGGGCTGGGCGTCTCGGCAGCCCCGAATTTTGTCCCCTCGGCGAAGGACACAGAGGGTCGCTTGGCCTTGGCGATGCTGGAGGTGCGGGGGATGGCGAAGGGCTGCGAGACATCCTCGGAGTCGAAGGCGGACGGGTCCGGGAGCGCCTCGCCAGCGGGGGATGCTCcgtcctgcagctcagccccgCCCAGCAACGGGATGCCTGTGGGACAAGGTGACACGTGTTACAGCTGCCACCCTGCCCGGGGACAtaactggggacactgggacaggaggTGATGCAATAGGACTGTCCCTGGGATCGTTTCCCAAGGAGGAGGTTGTGAAATGGGGTTGCCCCACTGGGCACGTCCCATCGCACGCagccaaacacagccctgcagacaggaAAACAAGGACAAGGAAATAAACAATGTCTGTGCCAAGCACAGCTCCCCGGGACGGCCAGGATTGACCCCAGAGGTGatcagggaggaggaggaggaggagccatGGGCGTCACCTTCTCTGGGAGGGACGGAGTACTCGGGTCCCTCGTTGTCGGTGtcgaaggaggagaaggagctgtCTGAAACCCACGCAGACGATGGGGGCTCGATGAAGCTGGGGTTGTAGGGGATTTCCATGTCGTGGTGGGAAACTGGGGAAGAGGAGACACCCAGCTGAACTTGAGCACCCCAGGGTGCTCGGGGGAGAGGGGTTTCAGGCTTCTCCCCAGACAGAGAGTGCAGCACTTCTGGGAGAgctgtgggcagctctgctttgctcacCTGTGACTTTGGGAAGTTTTGAGGTGCCCAGGTTAAAGCAGGGCATGAGAGCACTGAGGTTGGCCAGCACCCCCTGCACGTGGTGCTTCATCCTGGCCAGCACATCATCATCTGGCACAGCcgccctgcagagcagagatggaCATCAAGGGACACAGGAGATGGGGGTTTGTGTCAAAggctgaaaaatgtgaaaaaataccTGTCTCTGGCATCTGCTGAgccagcaccacagcagcagcaggcgacacagagcagcaccagcaggagagGGACAAGGATGGCAGCTGCAAGGGCTCCGTGGTCCTTCAAACCTGTGTGAGGAGGTGGGCTGAGTGTGGCATGTCCTGTGGCTGTGACACCTACAGAACAGCCCTGCATGGagacagcaggagctgacaACTCCCAGTGGGGCCAGGAGGCACCAGGGTGCATCCCAGCACCGTCCCCAGTGAGGATGTGACCATCCCTTGCCCAGAAATGTGAGGTTAATCTTACTCAGCACACAGTCACCCTGCACAGGGTCACAGGTCCCCCGGGAGCACTGGCAGGGTGAGGAACAATTCACTCCAAAATAGCCCTCAGGACAGGTGTCGTTgcagctggaagagagaggagaggagggaaatgcCCCCAGAGAGAGCAAGGCTCCAGCCCAACCCCACTCCCAGCGTTATCCAGATTTTTCCTGGTGTTATTACCTGTCTCCCCAGTAGCCTGCCTGGCAGATGCAAACTCCTGTCACGGGGTCACAGCTCCCTGATGCACACTCAGGGCAGAGGAACTGGCAGCCATCACCAAAGGTGCCCACGGGGCAGGAGCTGTTGCAGCTGCcaaaacagagcaaagcatCAGCGActgcaccccagagcagggacacccccagggaccAGGGGCCTCACCCTGGGCATACCTGGGTCCTGTCCAGCCAGGGTCACAGCGCAGGCAGGACCCAGTCTGGGGGTCACAGGGCTCCCCGTGCTGGCAGCGGGGACATGGCTGGAGGCAGCCATCCCCATGGaatccaggagcacagggatcCTTGCAGAGGGTCCCGGTCCAGCCGGGCTGGCAGGCCAGGCAGAAACCATTCAcgggtgagcagggctggctgtgcttgcagctcccacagctgtgtGGGCAGAGAGGCACTGAGGTCACAACGCCCACCCCTGCACCCCTAAAAAGCATCTTTCACCCCACAAAAAGCAGCTTTCACCCTACAAAAAGCAGCTTTCACCCCACAAAATCATTGAGCATCATTTTGGACCGAGGGGAAATACACAGTGGTGCCTAATGCTCTGTGGTagcaagaggagaggagggcagcagaatcacagaatgttctgAGTTGGGAGGTGCTGCTTTATCACCATGGGGAGTGAGATTAAGGACGACCAGATTTTAGGGTGACACTTTCTGCTGACATTAGCGAGGTGTTTCTTTTGGGCCAACGCTGATGCTGCATCCACCCTGGGATGCTCAAACCCAGGACGAGTCTCCCTACCCAGCCAAagggacagacacaggcacGGTGCCTTCCCcaagatctctctgcagccCGCTGGATCCCGCGGCTCCCCCATCTCACCTGTGCACGCACTGAGATCCGTATTTCCCTGCCGGGCAGGGCTCccggcagctcctgccctggtaGCCGGGCTCGCAGGTGCAGTGGCCGCTGGCGGGACTGCAGGAGCCGTGCCCGCAGTCGCAGCGCCGCTGGCACGCCGGTCCCCAGTAGCCAGCCAGGCACTCGCACTTGCCCGTCTCCTGCGCGCAGGGCGACACATTGCAGGAGCACTTGAagctgcacctcctgccccacCAGCCCGGCTGGCAGCGGCACAGCCCGCTCAGGGGGTCGCACTGCGAGGTGGAGGGGTTGCACTGGCATTGCTTCCTGCAGTTGGGTGCCCACCAGCCCGGCTCGCAGTGGCAGGCGCCGGTCAGGGGGTCGCAGCGGCCGTGGGGGCCGCACTGGCAGGGGAACTGGCAGAGCCCTCCCCAGTGGCTGGGGTCGCAGGTGCAGTGGCCGCTGGCGGGGTCGCAGCGCCCGTTGGGGTGGCACGGGCAGCTCCGCTTGCAGTCGTGGCCCCAGTACTGCTCGGGGCAGCCTGCCAGGGGAAAGGACACGGGCAGGATGGGGagaaagaagcccgggagcCCCCCCGAGCATCCAGCTGGGTTTAAAGGGgggtggcaggggctgagcgCGGGAAGGGCACTCACGGGAGCTGCAGTCTGCTCCGAAGAAGCCGGGTGGGCAGCGGCACAGCCCAGGTTTCACGCACACCTCGCCCTCTCTGCAGGCGTCCTCCCCCTCGCACACAGCTGTTGTGGCAGAAAAGGCACTCAGCTCTCTCCGACCGGGGCTCACACCCCACCTGCCACccatccagctcctgcagggacagcgtCCCACTCCATCCCGCGTCCCGCTCCATCCCTCCGGCTCAGCAGCTGGGGCTCCCCTCGGGGCGGAACCCCACTGGCACCGCTCAAGGAAAGCTGCAGGGCTTCCCCAACACTCAGAGGATCTGCCCGGATGAGACCACGCTTTGggatccatccccatccatcaCTCACCGACCGTGCAcgccctcccctcctgcctccagccGGGACAGCACTCCGGGCCGGCCGGGAACCTGCGGGAGAGACCGGGGGGTGTCAGCCAGGGCCGGGGGGACAGGGCGGCTCCATGGCCCCGGCCAAGGCGAAGCGATCCTTGCCCCAGTGCTGAGAAGGCGGCGTGGCCCCCAGGGCAACGCTCCGGAAGGAAACcagaaaaatagaaggaaatttGGGAGGCTGCAGCCCGAGTGggcggctgggctgggctgggctgcccgAAGTGCTGGGAATGTCCCCACGGAGCCGTGCCGGGTGTCCCATGCCTTGGGAGAGGCTCAAAGCTTCACCAGCAGTGCAG of Molothrus aeneus isolate 106 chromosome 20, BPBGC_Maene_1.0, whole genome shotgun sequence contains these proteins:
- the SCARF1 gene encoding scavenger receptor class F member 1, which translates into the protein MESARPILCLQLWLWVQSSAQELDPEGRNVCRFPAGPECCPGWRQEGRACTVAVCEGEDACREGEVCVKPGLCRCPPGFFGADCSSRCPEQYWGHDCKRSCPCHPNGRCDPASGHCTCDPSHWGGLCQFPCQCGPHGRCDPLTGACHCEPGWWAPNCRKQCQCNPSTSQCDPLSGLCRCQPGWWGRRCSFKCSCNVSPCAQETGKCECLAGYWGPACQRRCDCGHGSCSPASGHCTCEPGYQGRSCREPCPAGKYGSQCVHSCGSCKHSQPCSPVNGFCLACQPGWTGTLCKDPCAPGFHGDGCLQPCPRCQHGEPCDPQTGSCLRCDPGWTGPSCNSSCPVGTFGDGCQFLCPECASGSCDPVTGVCICQAGYWGDSCNDTCPEGYFGVNCSSPCQCSRGTCDPVQGDCVLSLKDHGALAAAILVPLLLVLLCVACCCCGAGSADARDRAAVPDDDVLARMKHHVQGVLANLSALMPCFNLGTSKLPKVTVSHHDMEIPYNPSFIEPPSSAWVSDSSFSSFDTDNEGPEYSVPPREGIPLLGGAELQDGASPAGEALPDPSAFDSEDVSQPFAIPRTSSIAKAKRPSVSFAEGTKFGAAETPSPSRKPKAPWGPSRLTPPPGDAAAEPPGESPASDCYENAEPLSKGDESHRPSPRATPGGRRRVVSSTRHVAQRVEALEAAARCGSWEAKGKEPNVTTIYMMVGTAGQDPKAEGTGEGPVQAVLKRLGSLQKGKWAAKEEPKVRRSMEAIQKPPRRALAQRRDSENSCKQRESVPGAPAEPAPGKQQHPAAKRLSLLLASLSPKSTGAQDGASETAGAAEKGKSPELVGSLERKGKDAAEEEPKYENVASSGADSPSGPGKELPGSAPGT